The following proteins are encoded in a genomic region of Cervus elaphus chromosome 15, mCerEla1.1, whole genome shotgun sequence:
- the TWNK gene encoding twinkle protein, mitochondrial isoform X1, with amino-acid sequence MWVLLRSGYPLRILLPLRGAWMGRRGLPRSLAPGPPRRRYRKEALPALEAPVLPVTTTEIRQYLRARGIPFQDGHSCLRAPSPFVGASKLKDQTVAATSFSLFIDKTTGRFLCMTTLAEGSWEDFQAGVEGQGDGAREGVLLSEAPEAEDSEEVRRIWDRAIPLWELPEPEEAQLARMMFGLTKVTDDTLKRFSVRYLRPARRLVFPWFSPGGLGLRGLKLLGAETQGGGVQYVETTIPRPGAYHNLFGLPLISRRDVEVVLTSRELDSLALSQSTGLPTLALPRGTACLPPALLPYLEQFRRVVLWLGNDLRSWEAAKLFARKLNPKRCSLVRPGDQQPSPLEALNQGLNLSRILRTALPAWHKSIVSFRQLREEVLGELSNVEQAAGVRWSRFPDLNRLLKGHRKGELTVFTGPTGSGKTTFISEYALDLCNQGVNTLWGSFEISNVRLARVMLTQFAVGRLEEQLDKYDEWADRFEDLPLYFMTFHGQQSIRTVIDTMQHAVYVYDICHVVIDNLQFMMGHEQLSTDRIAAQDYIVGAFRKFATDSSCHVTLVIHPRKEDDDKELQTASIFGSAKASQEADNVLILQDRKLVTGPGKRYLQVSKNRFDGDVGVFPLEFNKSSLTFSIPPKSKARLKKIKDDNGLVAKKPSSGKKGAMPQISDTCSNQARNPNHPDFSKPSR; translated from the exons ATGTGGGTCCTCCTCCGAAGCGGATACCCCCTCCGCATCCTGCTGCCCCTGCGTGGGGCGTGGATGGGACGGAGAGGCCTGCCCCGAAGCTTGGCCCCTGGCCCTCCTCGCAGACGGTACAGGAAGGAGGCTCTTCCCGCCTTGGAGGCACCAGTGTTGCCTGTAACCACAACTGAAATCCGCCAGTATTTGCGGGCCCGTGGGATCCCCTTCCAGGATGGACACAGCTGCCTGCGGGCACCGAGTCCTTTTGTGGGGGCCTCAAAGCTCAAGGACCAGACTGTTGCAGCCACTTCTTTCAGCCTGTTTATTGACAAGACCACGGGCCGCTTTCTCTGCATGACCACCCTAGCAGAGGGGAGCTGGGAAGACTTCCAGGCCGGCGTGGAGGGGCAAGGGGATGGGGCCAGAGAAGGGGTTCTACTCAGTGAGGCCCCAGAAGCTGAGGACAGTGAAGAGGTCCGGAGGATCTGGGACCGAGCCATACCGCTCTGGGAGCTGCCTGAGCCAGAGGAGGCCCAGCTAGCTCGCATGATGTTTGGCCTCACCAAAGTGACAGATGACACACTTAAGCGTTTCAGCGTGCGCTATCTGCGGCCTGCTCGAAGGCTTGTCTTCCCTTGGTTCTCCCCTGGAGGTTTGGGATTGCGAGGCCTGAAGCTACTAGGGGCCGAAACCCAGGGTGGTGGGGTGCAGTATGTGGAGACCACCATTCCCCGGCCTGGTGCCTACCACAACCTGTTTGGGTTACCACTGATCAGTCGACGAGATGTTGAAGTGGTATTGACGAGTCGTGAGCTGGACAGTCTGGCCTTGAGCCAGTCCACAGGGCTGCCCACTCTAGCCCTACCCCGAGGAACAGCCTGCTTACCCCCTGCCCTGCTTCCTTACCTCGAACAGTTCCGACGGGTTGTGCTCTGGCTGGGGAATGACCTTCGGTCCTGGGAAGCTGCCAAGTTGTTTGCCCGAAAACTGAACCCCAAACGATGCTCCTTGGTGCGGCCTGGGGACCAGCAGCCCTCTCCTCTGGAGGCTCTGAACCAAGGCTTAAACCTTTCTCGTATCCTGCGTACTGCCCTGCCCGCCTGGCACAAGTCTATCGTGTCTTTCCGGCAGCTTCGGGAGGAGGTGCTAGGAGAACTGTCAAATGTGGAGCAGGCAGCTGGTGTTCGCTGGAGCCGCTTCCCAGACCTCAATCGTCTCTTGAAGGGACATCGGAAGGGCGAGCTGACAGTCTTCACAG GGCCGACAGGCAGTGGAAAAACAACATTCATCAGTGAGTATGCCCTGGATTTGTGTAACCAAGGAGTGAACACGCTGTGGGGTAGCTTTGAGATCAGCAACGTGAGACTAGCCCGTGTCATGCTGACACAGTTCGCTGTGGGACGACTGGAAGAGCAACTCGACAAATATGATGAGTGGGCTGACCGCTTTGAGGACTTGCCCCTCTATTTCATGACTTTTCATGGGCAACAGAGCATCAG GACTGTAATAGACACAATGCAACATGCAGTCTATGTTTACGACATTTGTCATGTGGTCATCGACAATCTGCAGTTCATGATGGGTCATGAGCAGCTGTCCACAGACAG GATTGCAGCTCAAGACTACATTGTCGGGGCCTTTCGGAAGTTTGCAACAGACAGTAGCTGCCATGTAACACTGGTCATTCATCCCCGAAAAGAGGATGATGATAAAGAACTACAGACAGCATCCATTTTTGGCTCAGCCAAA GCAAGCCAGGAAGCAGACAACGTTCTGATCCTGCAGGACAGGAAACTGGTAACTGGGCCAGGGAAACGGTATCTGCAGGTGTCCAAGAACCGCTTTGATGGAGATGTAGGTGTCTTCCCACTTGAATTCAACAAGAGTTCTCTCACCTTCTCCATACCACCAAAGAGCAAGGCCCGGCTCAAGAAGATCAAGGATGACAATGGACTAGTGGCCAAAAAACCCTCTTCTGGCAAAAAGGGGGCTATGCCCCAGATCTCTGACACTTGTTCCAACCAGGCCCGCAACCCCAACCATCCAGACTTCTCCAAGCCTTCAAGATGA
- the TWNK gene encoding twinkle protein, mitochondrial isoform X2 encodes MLTQFAVGRLEEQLDKYDEWADRFEDLPLYFMTFHGQQSIRTVIDTMQHAVYVYDICHVVIDNLQFMMGHEQLSTDRIAAQDYIVGAFRKFATDSSCHVTLVIHPRKEDDDKELQTASIFGSAKASQEADNVLILQDRKLVTGPGKRYLQVSKNRFDGDVGVFPLEFNKSSLTFSIPPKSKARLKKIKDDNGLVAKKPSSGKKGAMPQISDTCSNQARNPNHPDFSKPSR; translated from the exons ATGCTGACACAGTTCGCTGTGGGACGACTGGAAGAGCAACTCGACAAATATGATGAGTGGGCTGACCGCTTTGAGGACTTGCCCCTCTATTTCATGACTTTTCATGGGCAACAGAGCATCAG GACTGTAATAGACACAATGCAACATGCAGTCTATGTTTACGACATTTGTCATGTGGTCATCGACAATCTGCAGTTCATGATGGGTCATGAGCAGCTGTCCACAGACAG GATTGCAGCTCAAGACTACATTGTCGGGGCCTTTCGGAAGTTTGCAACAGACAGTAGCTGCCATGTAACACTGGTCATTCATCCCCGAAAAGAGGATGATGATAAAGAACTACAGACAGCATCCATTTTTGGCTCAGCCAAA GCAAGCCAGGAAGCAGACAACGTTCTGATCCTGCAGGACAGGAAACTGGTAACTGGGCCAGGGAAACGGTATCTGCAGGTGTCCAAGAACCGCTTTGATGGAGATGTAGGTGTCTTCCCACTTGAATTCAACAAGAGTTCTCTCACCTTCTCCATACCACCAAAGAGCAAGGCCCGGCTCAAGAAGATCAAGGATGACAATGGACTAGTGGCCAAAAAACCCTCTTCTGGCAAAAAGGGGGCTATGCCCCAGATCTCTGACACTTGTTCCAACCAGGCCCGCAACCCCAACCATCCAGACTTCTCCAAGCCTTCAAGATGA
- the MRPL43 gene encoding 39S ribosomal protein L43, mitochondrial has product MTARGTASRFLTSVLHNGLGRYVQQLQRLSFSLSRDAPSSRGVREFVEREVADFARRNPGVVIYVNPRPCCVPRVVAEYLNGAVREESLNCKSVEEIATLVQKLADQSGLDVIRIRKPFHTDSPSIQGQWHPFTNKPTALGGLRPREVQNPAPTQRPAQ; this is encoded by the exons ATGACGGCCCGCGGGACCGCGAGCCGCTTCCTGACGAGCGTCCTGCACAACGGGCTGGGTCGCTACGTGCAGCAGCTGCAGCGCCTCAGCTTTAGCCTCAGCCGTGACGCGCCCTCGTCCCGCGGCGTCAG GGAGTTCGTGGAACGGGAGGTGGCCGACTTCGCCCGCCGGAATCCCGGGGTCGTCATATATGTGAACCCGCGGCCGTGCTGTGTGCCGAGAGTAGTGGCCGAATACC TTAATGGAGCTGTGCGCGAGGAGAGCCTCAACTGCAAGTCGGTTGAGGAGATTGCCACGCTGGTGCAGAAGCTGGCCGACCAGTCGGGCTTGGACGTGATCCGCATCCGCAAGCCCTTCCACACGGACAGTCCTAGCATCCAGGGCCAGTGGCACCCCTTCACCAACAAGCCGACAGCACTGGGCGGGCTGCGCCCTCGAGAGGTCCAGAATCCTGCCCCGACCCAGCGGCCAGCACAATGA